Below is a genomic region from Raphanus sativus cultivar WK10039 chromosome 4, ASM80110v3, whole genome shotgun sequence.
GAAGAACCATGGGACTACAATGAGGCAAAGGAACTTGATGTTTGGATCGAAGCATGTAAAGACGAAATCTTTTCCATTGAGAAGAATGATACATGGGATCTTGTAGAGTTACCAGCTGGAGTCAAACCAATCGGGCTTAAATGGGTATTCAAAATTAAACGCAATGCGGATGAAAGCATTAGTAAATACAAAGCTCGATTAGTAGCAAAGGGGTACGGTATTGACTACGATGAAGTATTTGCTCCGGTGGCACGAATTGAAACTATTCGAGTCATCATTGCTTTGGCCGCCTCTAAAGGATGGGAAGTTCACCACCTTGATGTGAAGACCGCTTTCCTCAATGGAGAACTAAGAGAAGAAGTATATGTGGTTCAGCCAGAGGGTTTCGTTGTAAAGGGTCAAGAACATAAGGTATATAAGCTAAAGCGAGCACTATATGGACTACGCCAAGCCCCACGAGCCTGGAACATTAAATTGAATCAGATTTTGCGAGCCTTAGGATTCCAGAGATGTGCGAAAGAACCCTCATTGTACAGAAAGAAAGTTGATGGAAGTCTTCTTGTTGTGGTGGTCTATGTTGATGACTTGCTAGTCACGGGATCATCATTGAAGCATATTCTAGCGTTTAAAAAGGAGATGGCAACCACTTTCGAGATGAGTGACCTCGGGCAGTTAACATATTATTTGGGAATAGAGGTCTGTCAAGAAAAGGATGGCATCGTGTTAAGACAAGGAAGATATGCACAAAGGATCCTCAAGGAAACAGGGATGAGCGCCTGCAACTTGACTCACGTACCCATGGAGATGAACGCCAAGTTCTCCAAGGCACCTAACGAAGAGAAGGTTGATGAAACAGAGTATCGACGGTGCATTGGGTGCTTAAGATACCTGTTACATACTCGTCCTGATCTCTCGTTTAGTGTAGGAGTACTAAGCAGATATATGCAGGAGCCGAAAGCATCACACGGCGCAGCATTAAAGCAGATCCTTCGGTATCTAAAAGGAACGTGTGATATTGGTCTCCGATACGAGCGTAACAACGATCTAAAAGTGGAAGGATACAGTGATAGCTCACATAAtgtcgatgatgatgatggaaaGAGCACAACAGGACATGTTTTTTTATCTTGGAACAAGTCCTATAACCTGGTGTTCTACCAAACAAGAGATTGTTGCATTATCAAGTTGTGAAGCAGAGTTTATGGCAGCGACCGAGGCGGCGAAACAAGCCATTTGGTTACATGAATTGTTTGGTGAAGTCGTTGGAGAAAAGTGCAAGCGAGTGGTCATTAaggtggataataaatctgcgATAGCTCTAACTCGGAATCCAGTATTTCATggcaaaagtaaacatatacaCAGAAGATTCCATTTTATTCGAGAGTGTGTTGAGAACGAGCAAATTGAGGTCGAGCATGTTCCTGGAGATAAGCAAAGGGCGGACATTCTTACGAAATCACTTGGGAGGATTAAGTTCAAAGAAATGAGAAGCCTTATTGGAATTCAAGATGTTGGTGAAGATGGAGTTAAGCttaagggggagattgttgacCTAAGCTTAACAACTAATGAAGCTTGAGATACAAGCTAAAAACCTAATCCTATTGCGATGAggatttgtaatatatttaggAATTCtagatatattatcaattaggattaggatatgtCGATGACTATATATACAGATATCAATATGTGATATTATGATATGAGTTTTGTGTTGAGTGATTAGAAACCTAAAAGCTTAAAGAGAATTGTTCTTGAAGCTATTGTTTGTTTGAGTGATTGAATAAGAGAAGGACTTCTTATTACTTTGAGATTCTATAGGTTACTGGCTAactgatttttatataacaGGATTATATTAAAggatatataagataaatatgtatatacttaACTAAAaagaagtttatatatatatatatatactgaatttatcatgcatttaaatttatttcacattcttatacataattaaatagTGATATTCGAGAGAAAGAAGTTAAAATACAAacgaaaaagaagatgaaaccaAAATGTGAATTTACAATGCTATAATACATATTGGTCAATACCTAACCGGTAGAATAACCCAATCTAACTCATCTACAAGCAATTTTAATCTTCCACCGAAAAATTAAGATACATTCTTTACACTACCAGTTTGGATATATAAAGTTAACTACCGTAAGattctttaaaatttgaaaatacaaaacaatatGTGTTTATGAACGTCCTTGAACAAAAAAAGTGTGATGTTTTTGGTTCTAGTAAGctgtaataattaaaataatataattttaaatttttgtaaattattccattgtaaaatcaaataaaataaaagttggtGATAACTAATGAATATTTGTAATAATGAATTTAGAGAATAAATAGTGAAAATAATTTACACAAACAAAATTTTGCTGAATGGTAGTGCTGGGATTTGACCCATCAATCAGCAGATCAACTCTTTTTAGGGCTTTTTGCAAAAGTGATtcaaaacttgaagtcaaacagaaaactaaccttttcttttgactcatttttttttgagtttttaaccccacaccTCCATTtaatctacgaaaatgccattaactttttatttttttttgtttttcgaaaatgacttctttactgtctcaacctcatattcttcaagtatttacaatattgacactgccatgaatagtgggaacaaccttgtacgaactgtttggagcttttaatgccctttaatgcacgtaaatctctttacactctctctgtttcaattgttatgaactaaaaacaacatttctttcactttctctccatattcatccaaaaaactcaagcttttaattcaaaatatgggcgatggttgacagagccatatttctttcgttttgacttacggttgctttcgtttgaggttcttggtggttggagaagaccctgtgtgcaaacgaagtcatctcacctagtttaaggtacgaatttgaatttttttcaaaatctgttcgcgtagaagacttacaagtaagtcatctgtatgtagaagacttactgatgagtcttctggtcaaacggacgacttaaactaagtcgtccagctttgtttgttgaaaaaaacactccagacgacttctatataagtcgtctacgagaaacatgctagttttgcatttgaccgaatcgtgtcagatctttgactatttctggacgacttataattcagtcgtctctggaaaagttaaaatttcaatattttattaaactagacgacttacgtgtaagtcgtcttaggttagttttgtaattgaaaataaaacttcataatttaacttttaccagacgacataatataaagtcgtcccgttaGAAGatttaatttaaagtcgtccggggaaagcaaagtcgtccagaattttcccaattttctggtcaaaccttgcttatcccggacgaccttaaattaagtcgtctagctggacgacttttagttaagtcgtctagagaaagttaaatttcaagttttatttttcaattacaaaactaaccgaggacgacttacatgtaagtcgtctagtttgaataaaatattgaaaatttttactttccagagacgactgaattataagtcgtccagaaatagtcaaagatctgacacgattcggtcaaatgcaaaactagctcgtttttcgtagacgacttatataagtcgtctgaatttttttttaacaaacaaatccggacgacttagaattaagtcgtcccttttaattttcaattgcaaaagtgacctctttagacgacttacctttaagtcttctggaagacttaattctaagtcgtctacaataatgtttattgaacttcttcattttctctatgtttactaatgtgttttattttgaatatttgcagatgatttttaagttacatgcagtgtatggagaatggttgttgagagatttccgttgggattttgtggttgatgatctcaaaggagcaagattgtttttattgaatgaagattcaacacatgctgaacttgttgcaatggctcaagaagattataacctggacatgagatcagtgactgtggagattagctactcattaccagcagaaatgatgatgactccaggcagtcctcccattcatgttacaagtgatagacaagttcgaaacttgctcgagatactcaaaacgcatagagtatgtctttgtgtatcaaaccgcagcaaggtggaaacggtttcagagaaaagagaagaagctggtgaatgggaagaagatgttggtgataatgatgaagctggtgaatgggaagaagatgttggtgataatgatgaagctgatgaatgttttgaagatgttggtgataatgagtctgttgaagatgaaaatcaagatggggaggaggaaaatggggaggaggatgctgataacactattgttggtgaaacggatcagaatagtggggattacagtctttatggaaaggttcaaaatgaggacgaggaagatgatgataatatttgttttgaagaaattgaaaagacatatgctaagacaaatgctattgaaggaggaaaatcggattgtaccagcatctatgtcaaccagagttttgttagcaaagatgcactgctttcagagctgcggttgacagcagtgaggggtaggttttctttcagaatatacaaatcatcaaaaactctccttgtggcaacatgtcgggttagcggttgtggatggaagatcagagcgagtgtgaaacatgggccaaacacgttttgggtaacaaagtatgtggaaaaatatttatgctcaattggagaccgaatcgctcagcggagacactgtactccaaagtatgttggtagtattttcattgatcgtgttggaatcattgatgggataactccacagcatatcactgatgcaatgaggaacatgtttggcatgacgcttgattacaccacttcatacagagcactgttatatgcacaaaaattggtgagaggatcagcagaagaagggtattcgtgtctgccttcatatctcgagcaaatctccattgtaaatcctgattctatcacggctatagaacttgattctaagaaaagatttaaatatctatttctctcatttggagcttctatcaaaggttttaagtatcagagaagggtcattgtggtgaatggaactcacctaagtggaaagtatggaggtgttatgttagttgcagccgcacaagatggcaattttcagatattcccattggcttttgggatcgtggatgctgaagatgaaccttcttgggaatggtttttcacaaaattggctagttgtatatctcatgacaagcctctggtgatagtctccgaccggcacgcggccattaaaagtgcgtgtgagaaggtgtttccttgggcaacccgaggaatatgttattatcaccttcaagataacattgtcaaaaagtttaaagggaaacatctcatgtacttggtgaaagggactgcttatgcgcacacggtttacgattttgaccggtacatggctgagatacggagtgcaaacccggaacttacaacgtatttggagaaggccgacgccaggctatggtcaagggtttattgtaaggggaacaagttcaacataaaaacaagcaacatcgctgaatctattaattctgcactgaagcgagcaagaggatttccgattccgttcctgctggagttcataaggcagaagttaggaaaatagtattggaaaaggagacaagatgctttgagtctcccaactgaacatagccggggtgttgaatacttgcttgctgttcgatcagagatagcggatacgatgacggtcgaaccaattgatggatggcgtttctttgtcaaaggtggcaaaatggactgtgtggttgatttggaacatgtaaagtgtgattgtggtgtctatggagtggagaaaataccttgctctcatgctatagctgctggaacacatgctggtttgCATATCgccacacttgtatgtccactttactcaaagaatcatctgtatgcaggatactcagagaatatatatcctatcgtgtcacaacatattgaggaacgagaatgctttcctccaaacgtaaagcgtggtccggggagacagaagaaatcaagatggcaatcttggttggagctatctaggatgagaggacacaaacccaggaagaaacacagggcacggagatgctcaaactgcaaggaaactggccatacgaaaccacaatgtacacaaccagttgactagttgtccagacgacctaaatttaagtcgtccagtcttgattacccgtccagacgactaattgttaagtcgtccagtgttttatttttagactaccttctactatttttagactaccttatttgtaagtcgtccagaagaccttctactatcctttcaagtgtatttttttagacgaccttttgctaagtcgtccagtgtattttatttttagactaccttctactatttttagactaccttatttgtaagtcgtccaaacataccagacgacttatttgtaagtcgtccagctggaaaaccttccagacgacttatttgtaagtcgtccagctggaaaaccttggacgacgacttatttgttagtcgtccagtgtattttatttttagactaccttctactatttttagactaccttatttgtaagtcgtccaaacctaccagacgacttatttgtaagtcgtccagctggaaacagacgacttatttgtaagtcgtccagctggaaaaccttggacgacgacttatttgttagtcgtccagtgtattttatttttagactaccttctactatttttacactaccttatttgtaagtcgtccaaacctaccagacgacttatttgtaagtcgtccagctggaaaaccttccagacgacttatttgtaagtcgtccagttggaaaaccttccagacgacttatttgttagtcgtccagctggaaaaccttccagacgacttatttgttagtcgtccaaacctatcagacgacttatatatttacaaatctatacaaagacaagttcaaataaatcatacacaagtcagaaaatctatacaacgacaagttcaaatacaaatacacaaatcatacacaagtttgaaaatctatacaacgacaagttcaaatacaaatacacaaatcatacacaagttagaaaatctatacaaagacaagttcaaagccatacacaaatctaatcatacatgcccacgaaCTTATCACCATCCTCATTCtctttcaaatgctgatcaacaagctccgtccatataaccaccgccatattatccctcataCTCTTcacattggacctagcaaagtctttagggctaaaggggaccccaagagcatgacattcaatgtactttagaGCATACaggccacaatcaccattgttggccgtgggtacatctttaagccgtctctcatatgtgtatcgctccaacccgtaTTTGGCCCTTCCTTCGTCGGTGTTTGCGTTGACAACaagcagataagggaccatctcgagaaaaggctccattatctcatcccatgctTCTGGTATGGTAcatgaaggtatgctgtcccagacgactatgtgcctgttagggatcgatatccaaatagcaacccaatgtttgttgttcaagttcactggcgcatagatatcatcaatgtcctccccccacttcttgtttgattggcaaaatgaaggcattgatccgtcataaaaACTCGACGCCCCACCAGGTAGCATTCTTCCTAAACCTTTGTGATCAGGTTgcgatgctttgaagaacagatactggtctctccaagactggtcaaagttgtgatccaggaagcacattccctcgctccggaaagcttgtgggttctcctgatacctctgcctcagcacattaatCCAAGCATccatatgctgcatataaaataatacaagttagaaccttccagacgacttttatttaagtcgtccaaacctaccagacgacttatttgtaagtcgtccagctggaaaaccttccagacgacttatttgtaagtcgtccagctggaaaatcttccagacgacttattggtaagtcgtccagctggaaaaccttccagacgacttatatatttacaaatctatacaaagacaagttaccagacgacttaaagataagcagaagacttactacgtcttccagccatcctttgggtgtccggaggatgtgataccaccaagttggtgatgtacgtggtttgtcctcatgcttagtgaaataataactgcaaacaaaaaagcaatcagttttggtagactaaatcaagctattatgggtaaagcaatcacttacggatcagttttcaaccaatcaacgagctccttcatcttaggtctgtttagtgtgggaaatggattatactttgccactctaaggagtttctttctctctgccgtataaggagatatctgcgtgggagcaggtttcttcgttcgttcactccttgcacgcacagaagaagtgggagctgttttgtccaatacaaccaggctcggttctgaaactggaacgcatggatcggtggaagcgaagctcggttgttgatcgttggaagcgaagctcggttggtcagtggaagtgagaggaacaaactctttggaggtgacaccatctgctttatcctccggcaagatcttatataccgagatcgcctcatctgctgtatcctccggcaacaatctctgcaataaaagttgcacacaagttaaccctggacgacttaaataaaagttgtctggacgactagttgatactaacctctttgggcagaggagaaggctgtttcttttgaggagtaggttgtttcgtttgaggagaaggctgtttcttttgaggagtaggctttgccttttgaggagtaggctttgccttttgaggagtgcgctgtctggtttgaggagtatgatgattggtttgaagtgtaggctgatccttttgaggaggaGGCtgggtttgaggagtaggcaGATTGGTTTGAGGTgtaggggtaggctgtttgttactaacccaggtttctttggcttgaggggtaggctgtttgttactaaccccagtttctttggcttgaggggtaggctgtttgttactaaccccggtttctttggcttgaggggtaggggtagcctgattggtgacaccaaccttcttctccacagcttccaatctatcggacatcttcctaatctccctgatgcacttcttaaacccatctttcatcatgtcaacTACGTTAGAGGTGTAAGAGTTGAACATATTTtccaactcctctctggtcacccaactagcctcttctctagcctcttctctagcctcttctctagcctctttaggagcctctttaggagcctctttacgagctttcttccgaggtctctgattgtcttcctcctcctcctccacctccaccacaaccatctctttggctctttttgATGGAGTCACAACCTTAcgtttgtaccagtgacttcccagcaatccatggtccacttccacggtctctgatcatacatgactttaatgatgttctccgcgggcacgtcctcaacctcagagtcccattttggccacatttcactaatgtccttctcaacaaagttgatcacgcgagtctgcagtaaataaaagaagaatcgagttagatatttgaaacaaaatactaaatagacgacttaattataagtcatctactaagtcgtccagctggacgatcttccagacgacttattataagtcgtctactaagtcgtccagctggaagaccttccagacgacttattataagtcgtctactaagtcgtccagctggaagacattccagacgacttattataagtcgtctactaagtcgtccagctggaagacattccagacgacttataataagtcgtctactaagtcgtccagctggaagaccttccagacgacttaattaagtgaagatggaaaggtacatgactcaagatagcagctttcatgaatctgcggcctctgctgccctcgtaagccagaatcggtggaagCGGTCGAAGCGAACTGTTTAATCTGGgactaccaatactagcacccattcCCGGCAgagctgtgtacgcccagacctgaagaacttgtataaactcATCCACGGTGTAACTGCCAGTAatctctttgttccacaaagagtccatcagcaccttaaacgagactctcccccatggataattctcaaaccgttctaaatccatcactagccttgccagagtagctcgtgtagcggttgaaaactttctcccttcaatgaatccagtgaagatggaaaggtacgcgagccgcttgcgatcttccgtggaccaatccccgcatctcttcagtgcatctattatctgatcagtagttggcccagcttccagatgaactcccatcatcccccagaaagaaaccatctctggGGTAACATCACATTTTGGTGtgtcaaggtcctcgatgtactcgcagtttagaccagtgatcatttcaaactctaacagtgaaaacctcaaaggttctggaccaacgagacaccacatctcgtacttcttcttaatgtccagctttaaacagagcatgtggtgaaccagccttgaagcccaaccaaatccctgctccttgaacttgatgaaaactcccaatctcgactccttgagctcttcattCTTTCTCAGTGAGAGCTCCCTTAAGAGCAGCATGCAACCTGTTGTTATCCgaatgatacgaaatgctatgctggggttctggctcttcccctaatgtgtataacctacgggggagttctggaatatccatcctttttgtctgcaaaataatcaaagacaacaatagaagtcagaacacaagctaaatcaatcacgccttaattgttactccagacgacttagtagacgactttaatataagtcgtctggaaagtcgtccaactggacgacttagttgacgacttatatttaagtcgtctgaaaagtcttccaaatggacgacttatatttaagtcgtctactaagtcgtccagttggaagactttccagacgacttacttacaagtcttccagtagaaaaatttcaagcggacctgattagtcgcagaaggagttggagtactcgtcattgtggttatagatctgaaaaaataaacgtgaaacggtgagaatgagtaaattgatagagacaacgttttatgttcatcttttcttcgagattgatgacttaccggcgttagggtttacagagaaacggcgctacggtttacagagaagaagcggcggcgctagggtttagaagaagcggcggtgctagctagtgtttagaggaagcggcggtgagaacattggtgagcacggtggcgagggcgacggtttgttcggaaatagtggaagcgggggcgctagggtttagaggaatcggcggttctagggttagaagaagctgcggcgacaacggtgagaatgaagtgagaaagatagccgacgttgagaacgatggtttgttcggaaatagtgggaattcgaatcgcctttgatatcgccggtgagagagaactgttagggtttctgaatttcgcggaaaaaaaaaatcaccttatatattgggtaaataatccggtagctttaaaagtacattggtaaactttaaggtttggtccggtttagacgacttattctggctgataatgtacatcagacgacctaatatttagtcgtctgtgcacagaagactaaatattaagtcgtctcagaccctaaaatgaacccctaaactaaaatgactaaattaacttactaaccacgttataaaatcaaattatacttcaatagtgtttactatacacagaaatgaacacgcttaggtaattttaaaaattttcaaaaacggttttaa
It encodes:
- the LOC130511892 gene encoding LOW QUALITY PROTEIN: uncharacterized protein LOC130511892 (The sequence of the model RefSeq protein was modified relative to this genomic sequence to represent the inferred CDS: inserted 3 bases in 2 codons), whose product is MDIPELPRRLYTLGEEPEPQHSISYHSDNNRLHAALKGALTEKEXEELKESRLGVFIKFKEQGFGWASRLVHHMLCLKLDIKKKYEMWCLVGPEPLRFSLLEFEMITGLNCEYIEDLDTPKCDVTPEMVSFWGMMGVHLEAGPTTDQIIDALKRCGDWSTEDRKRLAYLSIFTGFIEGRKFSTATRATLARLVMDLERFENYPWGRVSFKVLMDSLWNKEITGSYTVDEFIQVLQVWAYTALPGMGASIGSPRLNSSLRPLPPILAYEGSRGRRFMKAAILSHTRVINFVEKDISEMWPKWDSEVEDVPAENIIKVMYDQRPWKWTMDCWEVTGTNXKVVTPSKRAKEMVVVEVEEEEEDNQRPRKKARKEAPKEAPKEAREEAREEAREEATPTPQAKETGVSNKQPTPQAKETGVSNKQPTPQAKETWVSNKQPTPTPQTNLPTPQTQPPPQKDQQKQPSPQTKQPTPQKKQPSPLPKERLLPEDTADEAISVYKILPEDKADGVTSKEFVPLTSTDQPSFASNDQQPSFASTDPCVPVSEPSLVVLDKTAPTSSVRARSERTKKPAPTQISPYTAERKKLLRVAKYNPFPTLNRPKMKELVDWLKTDPYYFTKHEDKPRTSPTWWYHILRTPKGWLEDVHMDAWINVLRQRYQENPQAFRSEGMCFLDHNFDQSWRDQYLFFKASQPDHKGLGRMLPGGASSFYDGSMPSFCQSNKKWGEDIDDIYAPVNLNNKHWVAIWISIPNRHIVVWDSIPSCTIPEAWDEIMEPFLEMVPYLLVVNANTDEGRAKYGLERYTYERRLKDVPTANNGDCGLYALKYIECHALGVPFSPKDFARSNVKSMRDNMAVVIWTELVDQHLKENEDGDKFVGMYD